GGGAAGGGCTGCGAGATAGTCCAATACAGGGTATTATTTTGACCAATGCCGATGTGGATCACATTGCCGGCTTATTAAATTTAAGAGAGTCGCAACCATTCACGTTATATGGGACTGGAAAAGTCCTGCAGGTTCTCGAAGCAAATACAGTTTTTAATGTCTTGAATCCTAAATTTGTCGATCGTTGCCCAATAACCCTAGAAGAGCCGATTGAGATGGTCTTAACGGATGGTGGCGTGAGTGGCCTGACGGTTACTCCTTTTTCGGTTCCTGGTAAGGTTGCTCTGTGGCTGGAAGACGAGAAGGAAAAATTGGACCTTGCTGCAGTCGGCGAGGACACCATTGCCTTAGAGGTGAGTTCGCAGGAAGGTGGAAGGTTTTTCTATATCCCAGCCTGTGCAAGGATGACAACAGAGCTATCAGAAAGGATTCAGGGTGCTGACCTTGTTTTTTTTGATGGGACCCTATGGCGTGATGATGAGATGATCCGGGATAATGTAGGCATCAAAACCGGGAAGAGGATGGGCCATATGAGCATTTCTGGGGAAGAAGGTTCTGTTGCGGCCCTGAGGTCGTTAGGAATCAAAAGAAAAGTATTTATACATATTAACACCACCAATCCCGTGTTACTTGACGATAGCTCCGAGAGAGATTTAGTTACTAAGGAGGGGTGGGAGGTGTCATTTGATGGTATGGAGATTAAATTATGACCCTAGCGAAGCCACCAAGTGGAGCCATTCAGGCTACGCAGTGGTATGATATTGAAGTCGAGGATCATAGTGTTTTAAGCACGAGTCAATTTAGAGCTGCGCTAGAGAAGGTGGGTCAGGAGCGCTATCATAGCCTCCACCCTTTCCATGAATTATTACACTCTGGGCAATTGAATCATGGACAGGTGCAAGCATGGGCTTTGAACCGGTATTACTATCAGGCTAGCATTCCTCGAAAGGACTTGACCCTTATGGCCAGGCTGACGTCGCCAGATCTTAGGTGCGCTTGGCGAAGCCGGGTACTGGATCACGATGGCTATGAGGTTGAGGATGGCGGTATCGCTCGCTATCTTCAACTCACGGATGCTCTAGGTCTGGACAGAGAGTATGTAGTATCCACAGTAGGGATTTTGCCGGCAACGCGTTTCGCGGTGGACGCCTATGTGAATTTTGTATCTACTCGATCAGAGCTGGAAATGATTGCATCTTCACTGACCGAGTTGTTTGCTCCAGCTATCCACAAGGCAAGGATATCAGGTCTGAGTAAGCATTATGACTGGGCCGACGAGAATGCGCTGGCCTATTTCAGGAAAAGACTATCCGAGGCCCCAAAAGATGCACAATTTGGTCGTGATTTTGTAATACGGGAGGCGAAAACACGAGCTCTGCAAGAGTCCGTCCTCAACGCTGTAAGGTTTAAGACGGACGTGTTGTGGGCCCAATTGGATGCTTTATTTGGGGCTTATGTGGAGCCTGCCAACATACCCCCTGGGGCATTTATTCCCGCTTAGTGAGTGAAGCTGATGACTGAGAGAACCATTGTCTCGAGCGAGATTATTTTGAAACTACCTCGGCACGCGAAACTCCGTTTTGATAAGGCTCGTGACAAATGGATTATTTTGGCACCGGAGCGCGTATTTGAGCTGGATGAGATTGCTTATGAAGTTATCTCTCGTTGTGATGGCGAGAGAACGGTGACGGATGTAGTAAATGAATTGTGTCTTAAATTTGATCAAGTAGAACGGGAAGTAATCATGAACGATGTGGTTGGGATGCTGCAAAATTTGGCAGATAAAGGCTTTGTCGTTTCATGAGTGAGGGGAAAAATATGGATGGAGTTAATGGAGGGAACAAGTCTGTTGACCGTGTAGTCCCCTATGCTGTTTTGGCAGAGTTATCGCATCGTTGTCCACTTCAGTGTCCGTATTGCTCAAACCCATTGGCGTTAGAAAAAGCCAGCAATGAATTAAGTACCGAAGATTGGACCCGAGTGATAGAACAGGCCGCCGATATGGGGATCCTGCACGTACATTTTTCTGGTGGGGAGCCAACCGTCCGGAAGGATCTGGAGATTTTGGTGGAGAAGGCGGCAGAGGTGGGTCTGTATAGTAACTTAATAACCTCTGCCGTGCTGCTAGATCGGGATCGGCTTGAGGGTCTGCGGGATTTAGGGTTGGATCATGTGCAAATTAGTTTTCAAGGTACGACGCCTGAGATTGCCGACCGAGTGGCTGGTTTCAAGGGGCATGAGAAAAAGCGTGTCGTGGCCCACTGGGTTAGGGAATTAGAAATGCCCCTCACTGTAAATGCCGTAATGCATCGGCAGAACTTGCACCAGTTGCCTGATATGATCGAGATGGCCGTCGACCTAGGGGCGGAACGCCTTGAGGTGGCACAAGTTCAATACTATGGTTGGGCGCTTAAGAATAGAGCGGCTTTTCTTCCGACCAGAAACCAGCTTGATGTGGCAACGGCCGAGGTTGAAGCGGCACGTGTTCGCTTAAAGGGAATACTAGCCATTGATTATGTGGTTCCAGATTACTACGCACGAAGACCTAAGTCCTGTATGGGTGGGTGGGGACGGCAATTCTTAAATATATCTCCAGCAGGTAAGGTCCTTCCTTGCCATGCAGCGGAGTCCATTGATGGGCTAACATTTGATTCTGTTAAGGAGAAAGACCTTGCCTGGATTTGGGAAAAGTCAGAGGCATTTAATTTATATAGAGGAACCAGTTGGATGCCTGAACCATGCCAATCCTGCGAGCGACGGGAGATTGATTGGGGTGGCTGCCGTTGTCAGGCGTTTGCCCTTACTGGGGACGCTGCAAACACAGACCCTGCCTGCCAATTTTCGCCTCATCGCGATGTATTAGAGATGCCCGTACAGGAGGCAGAGAATGAGGCTCCCGAGTTTATTTATCGTCGTATCGGTGGCTGATCCTGAGAGACCTGCTGCTGTTGAGTGTGCTTGTAACCTGGTTCCACTAGCCTTACCCTTCCCCCGGGACGATAAAAATCTGTCCAGGATAAATTAGGGCTGGATCTCTGATTTGGTCTTGGTTTGCCACAAAAATTGTTGTGTAGCGAATTCCCTGGCCATAAAGGCGCCGCGCTATGCGCCATAAACTGTTTCCAGGTTGGACCACTACCAGTCCCTCTCCTTCGCTTGGTTTTTCGAAGGAAGCCATAGAAAAAGGGCTTTCTAAACGGGATATAACGTTGCCTGCAAGGTCAACTTGGTCGATCCGAAGATTATATAAGCCGGCCTCTATTTGATCTTCAGGGGTGAGTTGCCAAGTGCCGTCTGGATTGACTTTTGCTATACCAATTAGTTGATTATTAATGTAGGCACGAATTTCTCTATCGGGCAACCCCTGACCTGAGAAATCAATTTGACCCCTTGCGTCGTAGTTAAGGATGTCTAGTGTCAACGCTCGTTCCGCTGTTAGTCCCTCAGCTATTTTCTTGCCCTGAAGAATTTGGTCGGGGCCTTGTCCATCACGGGCCATCAGAACAGCTACCGGAGTGGCTGCTTCATTTTCTGCACTGTCTTCAGCTAATGTAACTTTTTCAGGAACAATTGCTACTATTACCTTCGTAGAATGAACATCTTCTCCCGATGAGGTTTCGGCTACGAGATCAATTTCTTGCACCCCCTCAGCAAGACTGTCTTCGGGTACGAAGACCCATTCGCCATTTGCGTCAGCAGTCGTCGTGCCAATTATTTTTCCGTTTACCCTGATCTTTACTGTAGCTCCTGGCTCTGCCTGGCCGGCAAGAACGGCTTGGCCATTAGGATTGATAGTTACAACATCGAAGCTGGGTATGGTCGTTTCGTCATTGAGCTCCTCGGCTCGTTCTATCACTGCCACGCTGCTATCTTGTGTCTCGCTCTGGCTCAGTCGCGTGGTAGTTGTTGAGTCTTCTTGATTTCGTTCAGTGGGCGAAATATCAGATTCCACCGGTCTGTTTGGCGGAATTGCTGCTCTTTCTTCCGATGTGGGTTCAATTGGCGTTGGCCGATTATGAAGAAAGAGCCATCCAGCTCCTAACAGCAGCAACAAGCCTACCGCTATTCCCTTTTGGATAGCGGTTATACCTTGGGGGCCTGGCCCCCCGGTACTTTCCGGTAGTTTAGTTTCTGAATCTGACACGGCTACTAATTTATCCTGAGTTGAAGGAAGGTGCAATCGGCGTTGTTGAGCCTTAGTAATAAGGATCTTGAAGTTGACCTAATAGGAATGACAATAAATAGCATAGGATCAGATTCCCTAAACATATAACTAGAAGTACTATCCTATAAGTATTTGTTTTTAGGTAATTATTTCCCAATAATTTGGAGAACAGGTTGTCTGCAAATAGAATCGCAAATGCCGGTAATACCGAGAATCGCCAGGTGGCTTCATATAGTAATATTTGGCTCACAAGTAGTAATATTGGCCCGAAAAAGACGTAAAGTAATATCCAGGTTGGGCGAATTTGTCCCAGCACACCTGAGTAAATCAAAAGTGCTGCTGCGCAAGACCCGATTGCCAGCGATTGTTGGGCAATAGAAAGCGATCCGTTGGTGCCAGCCAATAGTGATACGGTCATGGCGATAAAAACACAGTACCACAAGCCAGATTTTTGCTCGTACGCTAGGTGTGCCAGCTTGGACGTGGCTATGTGCCAGAGTAGAAATACGCCGAGGGTCATTGGTATGAGAGTGATGGGTTCTTTTAGGACTCCTGGCATAGCGAGCAGGCATACACTTACTGTCCCAACTAGTTGGAATAGAGGCTTCGCTGATTTAAGGGGTAGGGAATCGCCGATGATGCCAGCTATTGTAAACGCTATGACTAGGAAAAAGAATTTTTGGTTGCTCGTCCTGGGGGGGAAGGGCGGAAAGTCGAATGTTAATAGGTAACTTCCTAGGATTCCTAATCCTACGACGACCGCGATATTGGCATTTCTCCAAGTTTGGTTGGGTAGTTTTAGGGCGAGAGGTGCCATCAATAATATGCCTAGAAAGGGAAGTGCTACGCTTTGTGCGAGGGGATGATAAAGTGCTGTCAACATGTTTCAGCCATTATAACAATGTTTTGTTGTCAATGAATGCGGTACCTTCCTCTATAGAAATTCAACCCTTGCTGAGACTAACTGTACTATAAAATGTATAGGTTACCATTAGATCATACCCACTAAAAACTTTTGGGAGGACCTTGTTGAAAAGGCTTGGAGTGTTTTGTGGTTCGCGTGACGGCGGCAGGGAATCCTATGGCTCCCTTGCCAGAGAACTAGGAAAGTCTCTGGCGTGCCGTGGGGTGGGCTTGGTCTATGGAGGCGGACGTGTGGGGTTAATGGGGATCTTGGCCAATAGTGTCCTTGAGAACAACGGGGATGTATTGGGGGTTATCCCGAACTTTCTCTGTCGTCCAGAGGTAGTTCATAAGGGGTTGACGAACCTCACCATTGTAAAAGATATGCACGAGCGGAAGAAGTTAATGTATGATTC
Above is a window of Rhodospirillaceae bacterium DNA encoding:
- a CDS encoding pyrroloquinoline quinone biosynthesis protein PqqB → MRIKVLGAAAGGGYPQWNCNHPNSQRARSEDTASTPRTQSSVAVSVDDKNWFLFNASPDLRQQINDNEILHPREGLRDSPIQGIILTNADVDHIAGLLNLRESQPFTLYGTGKVLQVLEANTVFNVLNPKFVDRCPITLEEPIEMVLTDGGVSGLTVTPFSVPGKVALWLEDEKEKLDLAAVGEDTIALEVSSQEGGRFFYIPACARMTTELSERIQGADLVFFDGTLWRDDEMIRDNVGIKTGKRMGHMSISGEEGSVAALRSLGIKRKVFIHINTTNPVLLDDSSERDLVTKEGWEVSFDGMEIKL
- a CDS encoding pyrroloquinoline quinone biosynthesis protein C — protein: MTLAKPPSGAIQATQWYDIEVEDHSVLSTSQFRAALEKVGQERYHSLHPFHELLHSGQLNHGQVQAWALNRYYYQASIPRKDLTLMARLTSPDLRCAWRSRVLDHDGYEVEDGGIARYLQLTDALGLDREYVVSTVGILPATRFAVDAYVNFVSTRSELEMIASSLTELFAPAIHKARISGLSKHYDWADENALAYFRKRLSEAPKDAQFGRDFVIREAKTRALQESVLNAVRFKTDVLWAQLDALFGAYVEPANIPPGAFIPA
- the pqqD gene encoding pyrroloquinoline quinone biosynthesis peptide chaperone PqqD, which translates into the protein MTERTIVSSEIILKLPRHAKLRFDKARDKWIILAPERVFELDEIAYEVISRCDGERTVTDVVNELCLKFDQVEREVIMNDVVGMLQNLADKGFVVS
- a CDS encoding pyrroloquinoline quinone biosynthesis protein PqqE, which gives rise to MSEGKNMDGVNGGNKSVDRVVPYAVLAELSHRCPLQCPYCSNPLALEKASNELSTEDWTRVIEQAADMGILHVHFSGGEPTVRKDLEILVEKAAEVGLYSNLITSAVLLDRDRLEGLRDLGLDHVQISFQGTTPEIADRVAGFKGHEKKRVVAHWVRELEMPLTVNAVMHRQNLHQLPDMIEMAVDLGAERLEVAQVQYYGWALKNRAAFLPTRNQLDVATAEVEAARVRLKGILAIDYVVPDYYARRPKSCMGGWGRQFLNISPAGKVLPCHAAESIDGLTFDSVKEKDLAWIWEKSEAFNLYRGTSWMPEPCQSCERREIDWGGCRCQAFALTGDAANTDPACQFSPHRDVLEMPVQEAENEAPEFIYRRIGG
- a CDS encoding TIGR00730 family Rossman fold protein → MKRLGVFCGSRDGGRESYGSLARELGKSLACRGVGLVYGGGRVGLMGILANSVLENNGDVLGVIPNFLCRPEVVHKGLTNLTIVKDMHERKKLMYDSADAFAVLPGGLGTLDEAVEIINWAHLGLHQKPICLLDADGYWSSFCEFLSNTSREGFSDLECKDLYSVAEDPGQMLDLLL